The segment TCACACTTTTAAGCACAAGGTCAGGCTTCACTATCTGTGTGCTTACCACATTGTTAAACCGGTTAACCGGATCAATCGTCGCCGATGGGTCTATTACAGCATAAATAGAAAGCGGGGTCGTGGTCTGAGGCACTGTCCATGGTATTGACACTTCTGTTGTATCCCCAGGACTTAGAACCTGCCCGATAACCGCTTCACCGATCAACGTACCGCCTGCTAAAGGGTCACCAAGATAAAAGACAACCGGTATGTTGCTCTCCCCCTTATCACCAAGGTTCATAGCCTTGACTCTTAAAAGGATATTCTCGCCGGGGAGGGGATTTAATGGTGATGGGAGGAGACTGCCGCCTTCCAGTGCAAGGTCTTCCCCCATTGTGTATTTCAACATATAAAGGTCTGTGCTTACAGGAACAGGCATATCAAGGGTCACACTCTGCCCGCTCGCAGTGGGCCTCGCCACCTGAGTAAGTCCCACAATATTCCTGTTATAAACAGCGACCAGTGTATCATTGCCATAAAAAGATGCTGTGATGTGTCTCTCTGTCTCTGTATCAGATGTAAGTTGTCTCGGGCTTCCCCACACCGCAAACAGTGGGTCATAAAATATAGCGTACAGATCAGAGCTATACTCTGAAGACTCTGCCCATACTATTGAAAGTTTGCCATCTGATGATGATGCGAGTCTAAAATCAGCCAGGTTGGAGGAGTATTCATCTGCCCTGATGACTGTCCTTGCATTCATATCAAAATTTGATACGCCCGAAAGCTCATTCCCCTTTATCCATGTAAGTACAAAGTTCCCGGCAGGGTCTATTGCAATCTGCGGATTATCATCTGTGACTAAATCATCCGTTAACCTTGTCAGCGTCCCCCATGCACCGTTGCTATACGAGAGTATATAAAGCTCATGGTCATTGATGGTGGCCATATCCCCGTCAGTATCAAGGCTCATCACAACATGACCGGTACTCCCGTCATAAGACAACGAGTATTTGAGAAGCCCATTAGGGATCTGAGAGATCAATGCCGGGGCACTCCAACTTTGTGACATGCCATCCCATTTTGAATACCATAGATTATTCGGGGCTGTAGCGCTGCCTGAAAGGTCGTTGGTCTCATTGCTGATCCATGTAAGGATTATATTGTCACCTGTCTTCCCTGCCATCTTAGGGCTTCTGTCCAGATAAGAATTGGATGTCAATCTCTGTGCGCCGGACCACTGCCCAGTCTGTGGATTATAGTGTGCAGCAGATATCTCAAGATTCTGCACCATGTCATCAAAGGTAGCCGTGTCCGGCATCACAATGCCCTCATCTTCCCATGCAGCAACCGCTGAACCATCTGGGAATGTGATAATCTCAGGATGGAAATCCGCTGTCCCGTCATCTGATATAGCCTGCGGTGTACTCCATGCTGTCCCGTTAAATGAAGAAGATACGGCCATACTGCGATTGATAGAGGTTCTCTGAGGATTATCATACAACCATGTAAGATTTAGATTTGTACCGTTTGAAGATATGCTTGATTCCGAATATGGAAAGACGTTTACCTGGAGAGGTGCAATAGCTGTGGTATAAGGCAACCCATCTGCAGCCATTGTCTTTATAGAATATCCTGGCATCCTGCTGAATCTTCCGTATCCGGGCTTGCTTAGATAATTCCTCTGCAGGAGGCTCGGTTGTGCAGGATACTGCCTTGGATACTCCAAAGATGACAGTGCTGCCGCCTGATTATAGAGACTCCAGTCCCACCGTAATGCCTCCTGCTCCCACTTGAAGAGAAAGGCATATACACTTACGCCGCCATTGAGATACAAAGAAAGATCCTGAAGTGCCGGCGTTTGAGGCCACTGAAGCTGAAGGTCTGAACCGCCGCCAAGCCAGCCCTCCACTGCCAGTACCTCATCAACACCGGCACCGAGAGAACCTCTTACATAGGGATTCAAACCAAGTTGTCCATTAAGTTTTACAGGATTTATATCCAGTACCTGGGCTGTCGCATCTGCTGTGACATTAAGTGTTGCCTTTGCATACATGGGGACAGGCACAGGCCCTGCCATGAAAATAAATGGCCAGCTCTTCGATAATCCTAACTCACCGGCCATACCGATACTGCCGGTATAACCCCACTGGCAGGTAGAGGGAAGGAATTCTCCATTTATACTTACGATGGGATAAAAACTCAAATCAAAACTACTGACCGCAGCCTTCGGCAATCTCCTCCTGTCCACCCGGCCTTTTGCTGCATAATCATCTATCAGTGCTACAATCTTCATTAGATTATGCTCCCTGCCCCAACTCTCATCTATAACATTACCTGCCTCAAGGTCACTCCACCTGAACCCCATTGTAAATTCACCACTGCTCGTTATCTCTGTGTTCACTTCGGGGATATAATCCAGTCTGAATGGGGAATCTCCAAATATCGGTATATTTTTCGGTATGATACCAGCATCTACACCTTGTTCTATAAAACTTAAATTTAAACCGCCACTGTTAGTGCCATAGTAAAATCTGTCTCCCGCATCTATTAATTCCATGAAGGCAGAAAGATCAACTAATGGGAATGACATAACCTCAAAGTCAGCCTCTTTTTCTATGGAGCTGGTTCCGTCACTACTTATTGCCTGCACCTTTAATTTGCCGCATGAACCAAATTCAGTGCCCATGTTGAACGCCCTTAGAGCAGTGCTTCCTGTCGTTGCCACATCATAACTTCCCTTTGGAGTAATAAATCTGACTGTCTGAGGTGGATGACCGCCCCAATCAACATTGATAGAGTAAGTCACAAGATGGTCAACTCCATCAAGGTAAAAGACATGTCCCCCATACTTTGAAGAAATGCTCAGGACATTAATCTCTGCAGAAGAGGCGAGTGTCAGTGTGAAATCTTTGATAACCGTTGTCATAGGCGGGATGCTGATGTTCTCAGCATGAGTCGCGAAACCGGTTTTGCTAACCGTGACAACATAGTCGCCATAAGGGATAGTCTGAATGCTGTACTGACCGTTTACGTCTGAAGTTGCCGCGTAGGTTCCAATTAAAACATTGACCCCTGCTATTGGACTGCGGGAGGAATTGTAGACCACACCTTTTATGGCTGATGGACCTTCCTGCCCGCCTGTCCCCTGAAGGGGAACTGCCATAACCGGTGTATCAGGGTCGTTGCTTGGCACGCTCAGGCTTGCAGTCTTTGCCCCAAACGAAGTGGGTTTGAATACCGCCTGAGCAGTACAGTTACCGGCAGGACTAATAGCCTTGCCTGAACAATTATCGTTCACTATACCGAACTGAGAGACATCCGTGCCGCTTAGAGACAGTGTCCCCACCACCAGATTTGCAATCCCATTGTTGGCAATGGTAAATATCTTTGCCGGGGACAACGCACCTGGCTGAACAGAACCAAAGTCATGACTCACAGGTGAAACCACAATGTCCGGAACAGCAGAGGCAACAAAGTCCATCCCTGACACATCAGCCCCCGCAACGGCAACATTCCTTGAAGCAGGATTAAAACTGTAGGCCGCCTTTGAAGGCGTTACTGTATAGGAGCCGTCCGCCAACCCTGCAAAGCTATAAGTCCCATCCCCTGCCGTGGTCGTTGTGGCGGACGCTGCGCCGCTCAGGGTCATGGTCACACTGCCCAGACCGGTGCCATTTTCAGTAACGGTCCCAATGATCGAATGGACCAAAGGGCCGATCTGTCCAGAACGTACCGGCCACACGCAGGGGCTGGACCCATAGCTGCTGTCCACGTAGCCATTCCACATATTGACGATCCACGCGCTGCTCGCGTAGCTGGCGTAAGAAGTAGACGACCAGTAGGGGCTAGACTGCACATTCAGGAAGGGATGGCCTGCCGGGAGGGCAGGGTTATACCTTGAGCGGTCAATAAGGCTCATCAGCTCTTTTCTGTCTGGAAGCCTCCAGTCACTGTAACCACAGAGGGTGAGATTGTTGGCATAATCCAATGCCTGCTGCCAGGTCTTATATGTCCCAGGTAAATTTGCATTCTTTGACCACATCAGACCGGTAAGACTGTCAGTTACACAATCCACCTCTACACCACTTCCGACGGTAAATCTCGGACTGGGCCAGGCCACTCCCGCCTTTATATCCCCGTCCTGCCCTGTCCCTGTACAGGTAATCACACTCCCTGAGCTATTGTAACAGGTCGTCTGCCCTGTCTCCCATAGCTGAGCCTGTTGTGCATAGGACAGACAGGCAGCGGCTAAGATAAATATCACTGTCATTAAGATGATGTATCTTGTTTTAAGCATTGTGTGTCTCCTTTATTCAAGTAAGCAGTAAGCGGTTAGCAGGAAGCAGATAAAACCTGCCTTCACTGCTAACTGCTTACTGTTCACTGCTTACTATTTTCATGACCGGTAACCGTTCCTTAACCTTTCCAATATATCTATCCGTCTCTTTGATAATGACTACAG is part of the Nitrospirota bacterium genome and harbors:
- a CDS encoding choice-of-anchor D domain-containing protein: MLKTRYIILMTVIFILAAACLSYAQQAQLWETGQTTCYNSSGSVITCTGTGQDGDIKAGVAWPSPRFTVGSGVEVDCVTDSLTGLMWSKNANLPGTYKTWQQALDYANNLTLCGYSDWRLPDRKELMSLIDRSRYNPALPAGHPFLNVQSSPYWSSTSYASYASSAWIVNMWNGYVDSSYGSSPCVWPVRSGQIGPLVHSIIGTVTENGTGLGSVTMTLSGAASATTTTAGDGTYSFAGLADGSYTVTPSKAAYSFNPASRNVAVAGADVSGMDFVASAVPDIVVSPVSHDFGSVQPGALSPAKIFTIANNGIANLVVGTLSLSGTDVSQFGIVNDNCSGKAISPAGNCTAQAVFKPTSFGAKTASLSVPSNDPDTPVMAVPLQGTGGQEGPSAIKGVVYNSSRSPIAGVNVLIGTYAATSDVNGQYSIQTIPYGDYVVTVSKTGFATHAENISIPPMTTVIKDFTLTLASSAEINVLSISSKYGGHVFYLDGVDHLVTYSINVDWGGHPPQTVRFITPKGSYDVATTGSTALRAFNMGTEFGSCGKLKVQAISSDGTSSIEKEADFEVMSFPLVDLSAFMELIDAGDRFYYGTNSGGLNLSFIEQGVDAGIIPKNIPIFGDSPFRLDYIPEVNTEITSSGEFTMGFRWSDLEAGNVIDESWGREHNLMKIVALIDDYAAKGRVDRRRLPKAAVSSFDLSFYPIVSINGEFLPSTCQWGYTGSIGMAGELGLSKSWPFIFMAGPVPVPMYAKATLNVTADATAQVLDINPVKLNGQLGLNPYVRGSLGAGVDEVLAVEGWLGGGSDLQLQWPQTPALQDLSLYLNGGVSVYAFLFKWEQEALRWDWSLYNQAAALSSLEYPRQYPAQPSLLQRNYLSKPGYGRFSRMPGYSIKTMAADGLPYTTAIAPLQVNVFPYSESSISSNGTNLNLTWLYDNPQRTSINRSMAVSSSFNGTAWSTPQAISDDGTADFHPEIITFPDGSAVAAWEDEGIVMPDTATFDDMVQNLEISAAHYNPQTGQWSGAQRLTSNSYLDRSPKMAGKTGDNIILTWISNETNDLSGSATAPNNLWYSKWDGMSQSWSAPALISQIPNGLLKYSLSYDGSTGHVVMSLDTDGDMATINDHELYILSYSNGAWGTLTRLTDDLVTDDNPQIAIDPAGNFVLTWIKGNELSGVSNFDMNARTVIRADEYSSNLADFRLASSSDGKLSIVWAESSEYSSDLYAIFYDPLFAVWGSPRQLTSDTETERHITASFYGNDTLVAVYNRNIVGLTQVARPTASGQSVTLDMPVPVSTDLYMLKYTMGEDLALEGGSLLPSPLNPLPGENILLRVKAMNLGDKGESNIPVVFYLGDPLAGGTLIGEAVIGQVLSPGDTTEVSIPWTVPQTTTPLSIYAVIDPSATIDPVNRFNNVVSTQIVKPDLVLKSVRWEKLTDSLFSITARVSNDGSIASGATDVRFRKDSTSGELLFTNSISALAPYEAMDVNFVWDVTALPLPRYVVSVSVDEGGMVAEFDEGNNAGSITIEGHLQDIAVSLLIADFGSVNVGSSSGTQRFTITNTGTAGLSIGTIDLTGGNNAEFAKLSDTCSAQTIAPSLNCTVQVGFMPASAGLKAANLNILSNDPDAPVVDVPLSGTGVAALNVAIAPIAAGTVSGTGINCPGDCTESYNVSGASVQLTATPSTGYHFVNWSGDASGAGNPVTVSMETNKSVTANFVINAYTLTISKNGTGSGTVASNPVGIDCGIDCSEVYNHGTSVTLTAAPDAGSIFTGWSGNADCTDGIVTMGSAKTCKAAFKETTPPTGSILINSNKAWTKTSSVTLTLSCSDGSGSGCADMRLSNDGVFDTEPWELFATSKAWTLSAGDGNKAVYVRYRDKAGNRSSRLVDYIKLDTTKPVITSVSDTPDPLRHHLGEVSTISFNISDNLSGTCKAVVKIFNPSAVLIRTIMTTYNISCPVGGAAGSVVWDGKDTSGTLVPAGTYTYKVQVADKALNWSFIKSGTITAE